From the genome of Treponema peruense:
TATTATTGTTCAATTAACGATTACAAGAAAAGCGGGGAAAATATGGAAAAAGAGACAAAATGTATTCATGCAGGCTATGAACCAAAAAACGGAGAACCAAGAATGATTCCCATTATTCAGAGTACAACATTCAAGTACGATACCAGCGAAGATATGGGAAAACTCTTCGATCTCGAAGCAAGCGGATACTTTTACTCAAGATTGCAGAATCCTACAACAGATATGGTTGCGGCAAAAATTGCTGCCCTTGAAGGCGGAACCGCAGCTCTTCTTACGTCTTCCGGTCAGGCTGCAAACTTTTTTTCTGTATTCAATATAGCCGGCTCTGGTGATCATGTCATTGCTTCTTCTGCAATTTACGGCGGAACATTCAATCTGTTCAACGTTACAATGAGAAAAATGGGACTTGACTTTACGTTCCTGGACCCTGACTGTTCCGAAGAAGAACTGAATGCCGCATTCAGGCCAAATACAAAAGCCGTGTTCGGTGAGTCAATCGCAAATCCTTCCCTTAAAGTTTTTGATTTTGAAGTCTGGGCAAAGGCAGCTCACAGCCACGGGGTTCCGCTTATTGTGGACAATACTTTCGCAACTCCGATAAACTGCCGGCCTTTCGAGTGGGGTGCAGACATTGTAACCCATTCCACGACAAAATACATGGACGGGCATGACGCTACAGTAGGCGGCGCGGTTGTAGATTCGGGCAAATTTGACTGGATGGAACATAAAGAAAAATTCCCGGGTTTGTGTACCCCTGACGAATCCTACCACGGAATAGTCTATGCACAGAAGTTCGGAAACGCCGGTGCCTACATTACAA
Proteins encoded in this window:
- a CDS encoding O-acetylhomoserine aminocarboxypropyltransferase/cysteine synthase family protein; protein product: MEKETKCIHAGYEPKNGEPRMIPIIQSTTFKYDTSEDMGKLFDLEASGYFYSRLQNPTTDMVAAKIAALEGGTAALLTSSGQAANFFSVFNIAGSGDHVIASSAIYGGTFNLFNVTMRKMGLDFTFLDPDCSEEELNAAFRPNTKAVFGESIANPSLKVFDFEVWAKAAHSHGVPLIVDNTFATPINCRPFEWGADIVTHSTTKYMDGHDATVGGAVVDSGKFDWMEHKEKFPGLCTPDESYHGIVYAQKFGNAGAYITKATVQLMRDLGSVQAPVNAYMLNLGLESLAVRMERHCSNALAVAEFLEQNENVAWVNYPGLADNQYYRRAQKYMNGGTCGVVSFGVKGGRPAAEKFMKNLHLAMIATHVADARTCVLHPASSTHRQMTDEELAAGGVPADLVRLSVGIENVSDIIADLKQALSSL